The Thunnus thynnus chromosome 22, fThuThy2.1, whole genome shotgun sequence genome includes a window with the following:
- the LOC137174206 gene encoding Fc receptor-like protein 5 gives MQLTPFCLMMFSLSFIPSSSIPAAYLQVSPDRSQFFRYNTVSLSCEDQLNSTGWKVKRKTLDGGVRTCSSGWGFTSSGSICIIRNIYPTDTGVYWCESPDGEQSSGVNITTTDRTVILESPAMPVSEGAAVILGCKGESSPNPKFIFYKDGRPIGKSSTGEMTIQHVSKTDEGLYMCSSSSGVESIGSWLAVEASLPPSSPAPDAASCSVSVSRLVCHLGVGIPYLLSTILLGLMYRDRNRAAARPEPDRRGSNDIIMEIVV, from the exons ATGCAGTTAACACCGTTCTGCTTGATGATGT tttccCTTAGTTTTatcccttcctcctccatccctgCAGCCTACCTGCAGGTCAGCCCTGACAGGTCTCAGTTCTTCAGGTACAACACCGTCTCTCTGAGCTGCGAGGATCAGCTCAACTCCACCGGCTGGAAGGTGAAGAGGAAAACGCTGGACGGCGGAGTCAGAACCTGCTCCTCCGGCTGGGGCTTCACCTCCTCGGGCTCGATCTGCATCATCAGAAACATCTACCCAACCGATACCGGGGTTTACTGGTGTGAGTCTCCAGACGGGGAGCAGAGCAGCGGCGTCAACATCACCACCACTG ATCGTACTGTGATCCTGGAGAGTCCTGCTATGCCAGTGTCAGAGGGAGCTGCTGTGATTCTGGGCTGCAAAGGTGAGAGCAGCCCCAACCCCAAGTTTATCTTCTATAAAGATGGCCGCCCCATTGGAAAGAGTTCAACAGGAGAGATGACTATCCAGCATGTTTCCAAAACTGATGAAGGTCTCTACATGTGCAGCTCCTCTTCAGGTGTAGAATCAATAGGCAGCTGGCTGGCTGTTGAAG CTTCTCTTCCACCTTCATCTCCAGCTCCGGATGCAGCTTCGTGTTCAGTTTCTGTCTCCAGACTTGTGTGTCACCTGGGGGTGGGAATACCTTACTTGCTGTCCACCATCTTATTGGGACTCATGTACAGAGACAGGAACAGAG CAGCAGCTCGTCCGGAGCCAGACAGAAGAGGAAGCAATGACATCATTATGGAAATAGTTGTGTAG
- the LOC137174196 gene encoding butyrophilin subfamily 3 member A2-like isoform X5 encodes MFHHRLVFGAALLSCCTGESLVNGPTETVLAFAGGDVILPCGFDINANDDFPTVEWSKEGLESNVIFLYRDGCETYEMKNPAFEYRTSLITKELKNGNISLRISNVQLSDTGKYQCMRLWNNPNTRDITTLELVVGAASEPKLSIVSAESGEVTLQCEANCWQPEPEITFLDDQGNNISAEDPKRDQNTSGCYTVRRRVTLQTATNRVTCRVHQPNISQTRDTVISIPAGCLRSFTLITVVAVGASVLPLLGCGLAVFIWRRCRKSAEGRKLPVARQASDESTTSDAESQLLLKQRDIEDQLRQEVADLKSKLCEKDKIILKLQNDRKSRLSTVVCQHTQPTIFCSPSKSSLEPKAFSPPSDLSPKAINLPTDHNPKPTASTDSNPPSVNLPQSKGAKRDISRQDSIPAHGRPIQRKYRKNSCPANLNYTLFSSSSASTSKEMPGAVDRSNSDSCVQPRPNIPKTQRRHSYSNRFSLLEHVTEEMELLVSEEKEPKANHEV; translated from the exons ATGTTCCATCATCGTCTTGTCTTCGGTGCCGCCTTGCTGTCTTGCTGTACAG GTGAATCCTTGGTTAATGGTCCAACAGAGACGGTCCTGGCCTTTGCTGGAGGAGATGTCATCTTGCCCTGCGGCTTCGACATCAATGCCAATGATGACTTTCCAACAGTCGAGTGGTCCAAGGAGGGCCTGGAGTCAAACGTCATCTTCCTGTACCGAGACGGCTGCGAAACGTACGAGATGAAGAATCCTGCCTTCGAGTACAGGACGAGCCTCATCACCAAAGAActgaaaaatggaaacatttcatTAAGGATCTCCAATGTGCAGTTGTCCGACACAGGAAAATACCAATGCATGAGGCTGTGGAATAACCCTAACACCCGGGACATTACAACGCTGGAGCTTGTTGTGG GTGCTGCTTCCGAGCCGAAACTCTCAATTGTTTCAGCTGAGAGCGGAGAAGTGACTCTGCAGTGTGAGGCGAACTGCTGGCAGCCGGAGCCAGAGATAACGTTTCTGGACGATCAGGGAAACAACATCAGCGCTGAAGACCCCAAAAGAGATCAAAACACCAGTGGATGTTACACTGTGAGAAGGAGGGTGACGCTGCAGACTGCTACCAACAG GGTCACCTGCAGAGTTCACCAGCCAAATATCAGCCAGACCAGGGACACAGTGATTTCCATACCAG CTGGCTGCCTGAGGTCCTTCACTCTGATCACTGTCGTCGCTGTCGGAGCATCCGTTTTACCTCTATTAGGTTGTGGATTAGCTGTTTTTATATGGAGGAGATGTCGCAAATCTG CAGAGGGACGAAAACTGCCAGTGGCCAGGCAGGCATCAGATGAAAGTACAACGAGTGATGCCGAAAGTCAGTTGCTCCTGAAGCAGAGAGACATAGAGGACCAGCTGAGACAGGAGGTGGCTGACCTCAAATCGAAGCTTTGTGAGAAAGACAAGATCATCCTCAAACTACAGAACGACCGCAAATCTAGGTTAAGTACTGTCGTATGCCAGCACACCCAGCCAACGATTTTCTGCAGTCCTTCCAAATCCTCCCTGGAACCAAAAGCCTTCAGCCCGCCCTCTGACCTCAGCCCTAAAGCCATAAACTTACCCACCGACCACAATCCGAAACCAACGGCCTCAACCGACAGCAACCCTCCTTCTGTCAACTTACCTCAGAGCAAGGGAGCTAAACGTGACATCTCAAGGCAAGACAGCATCCCAGCACATGGCCGTCCGATTCAAAGAAAGTATCGCAAGAACAGCTGTCCAGCTAATTTGAACTATACATTGTTCAGTTCCTCTTCAGCCAGCACGTCAAAGGAAATGCCAGGTGCTGTCGATCGTTCAAACAGTGACTCTTGTGTTCAGCCCCGTCCAAACATTCCCAAGACTCAGCGCAGACATTCCTACAGTAACCGCTTCTCTCTCCTGGAACATGTGACGGAAGAAATGGAGCTGTTGGTGTCGGAAGAAAAAGAGCCCAAAGCAAATCACGAAGTGTGA
- the LOC137174205 gene encoding butyrophilin subfamily 1 member A1-like has product MQHRIQPSDRLTFSDFTVLVLHHMIVFILLQSCAGQTQVIGPPQPIVATVGDDIILPCHLEPAIKAFDLRLEWARPDLSPGFVHVRANSQESVVDKQLSYRGRTSLLTDKLKDGDISLRLSEVKPSDEGTYRCLAPTLGRAAFIELIVGAVSSPFIKVINRNGTNVVLQCESKGWYPEPEVSWLDGKGNLLSAGPTKTVRGPDDLYTVSSRVTVEKRHDNNVTCRVQQKNISQTRETHIIVSALSSYMKCILASGLISVCLWAAFIIHGSRQRCEFNQDLNEVTTQKTDVLLEQETAGAEKSPAEDELPAPAQEV; this is encoded by the exons ATGCAGCATCGTATACAGCCCAGTGATAGATTGACCTTCAGTGACttcacagttttggttttacatcaCATGATCGTCTTCATTCTCCTACAGTCATGTGCAG GTCAAACTCAGGTGATTGGTCCACCTCAGCCAATAGTGGCGACAGTTGGTGACGACATCATTTTGCCGTGTCACCTGGAACCTGCGATCAAAGCTTTTGACTTGAGGCTGGAGTGGGCGAGACCTGACCTGAGCCCTGGGTTTGTACATGTGAGGGCGAACAGTCAAGAATCTGTGGTTGATAAACAGCTGTCCTACAGGGGAAGAACATCACTGCtaactgacaaattaaaggacGGAGACATTTCACTGAGACTCTCTGAGGTGAAACCTTCTGATGAGGGAACATACAGATGTCTTGCTCCCACACTGGGTCGAGCTGCTTTCATCGAACTTATCGTTG GTGCTGTCTCTTCACCTTTCATAAAGGTGATAAACAGAAACGGCACAAACGTGGTGTTACAGTGTGAGTCTAAAGGCTGGTATCCAGAGCCTGAGGTGTCTTGGCTGGACGGTAAGGGAAACCTCCTCTCTGCTGGACCTACAAAGACAGTCAGAGGTCCTGATGACCTCTATActgtcagcagcagagtgactgTAGAGAAGAGGCACGACAACAACGTCACCTGTAGAGTCCAACAGAAGAACATCAGCCAGaccagagagacacacattattgtttcag CCCTGTCTTCATATATGAAATGTATCTTGGCTTCGGGCTTGatcagtgtctgtctgtgggCTGCATTCATAATACATGGATCAAGACAAAG GTGTGAGTTCAATCAAGATTTAAATGAGGTAACGACACAGAAGACAGACGTGTTACTGGAGCAAGAAACAGCTGGTGCAGAAAAAAGCCCAGCAGAAGATGAACTTCCTGCACCAGCTCAGGAAGTTTAA